In Elusimicrobiota bacterium, the following are encoded in one genomic region:
- a CDS encoding metallophosphoesterase yields MKKLFGIAVYDLHYPHYHQKLWKNILRYVKQNRPDVFILGGDNMNFDAVDHWLHEKGLVRQLEGKRILAEYEGFKNDIFNPLEELLPKTCRKIWLNGNHEDWVKLAIDRNPQGEGYWEIENNLHLKDKGWEVYEYGKYVKVGKVLFVHGQYTNQYHSKKTVDVFERNVVYGHTHTFQVYTKITPVENEPHTGMSIPVACELNPDYMRNRPNAWVNGFLTFYIYDTGYFNLYPIVAINGEFVSPCGKFYKGT; encoded by the coding sequence ATGAAAAAATTATTCGGAATCGCGGTGTATGACTTACATTACCCGCATTATCATCAAAAGCTTTGGAAAAACATCTTGCGGTATGTTAAACAAAACAGACCAGATGTTTTCATTTTAGGTGGAGACAACATGAACTTTGATGCTGTTGATCATTGGCTTCACGAGAAAGGTTTGGTGAGACAGTTGGAAGGGAAGAGAATCTTAGCGGAGTATGAAGGATTTAAGAACGACATTTTTAATCCTTTAGAAGAACTCTTACCCAAAACCTGCAGGAAGATTTGGCTTAATGGAAATCATGAAGACTGGGTTAAACTGGCTATTGACAGGAATCCTCAAGGAGAAGGTTATTGGGAAATTGAGAATAACCTTCATTTGAAAGATAAGGGCTGGGAAGTTTATGAATATGGGAAATATGTGAAAGTTGGCAAAGTGTTGTTCGTGCATGGGCAGTATACCAATCAGTATCACTCCAAAAAGACCGTAGATGTTTTTGAAAGAAATGTTGTTTATGGACACACCCATACCTTTCAAGTCTACACTAAGATTACTCCAGTGGAAAATGAACCCCATACAGGAATGTCAATCCCTGTTGCCTGTGAATTGAATCCAGATTATATGAGAAACAGACCCAATGCTTGGGTAAATGGATTTCTCACTTTTTACATTTATGATACTGGA